The sequence TTAGggcttttccatttttcagtgccaccagcccagctctgccgtGATGGATGTGCAGGACCCCGTGACACGAGCTGGCAGGTTCAGAGCTGTCTCCCTTGCAGGAAGCCCTTCCTGGGTGTGTACCCCTCTTCATCGCAAGGGCCACAGGAGCAGAGGTGGgactctgctctgcagcaccctGAGGCTCTCCCAGCACCTCCTCTCCCATTGCCTTGCACCCCGTGCAAGCACAGGTGCCCCAACACGGTGCGTTCCATGTGATGAGCTGGGCAGCCCCTTGCAGATTCCTCCTGCCTCATGGGCTGAACCTGTTGGGTTGGGAAAGTTGCATCCTGGCtggtatcagaaatagtgtggccgGAAGTGATTGTctctctgtactcggcactgctgaggccataccttgaatactgtgtgcagttttgggcccctcactacaagacagacatcgaggtgctggagtgagtccagaggagggcaacgatgctggtgaagggtctggagaataatggggagtggctgagggaactgggggtgtttagcctggagaaagggaggctgaggggagaccttatcgctctctacaactacctgaaatgagggtgtggtgaggtgggtgttagtctcttctcccaggtaacaagcgatagaacaagaggaaacagcctcaagttgtgccaggggagatttagattggatattaggaaaaatttcttcatttcttcttatcaagcattggaacaggctgcccagggaagtgtttgagtcaccatccctggacgtatttaaaagatgagtagatatggtgcttagggcCATCCCTTGGTaatgttaggttaatggttggacttgacgatcttaaaggttctttccaaccaaaatgattctgtgttttttctgaagaaagcaggaaagacAGCCCTCTTACCCTGGGCGGATTAATCTCCCTTACCCCAAGCTAACTTACAGCTTTCTGTGCCATCACCCCAGAGCCTGGCAATGGCAGCAGCCCTGTTTGCTGCCCCCAGAGCTAACTCGCCCCCTCACCCCaaccagccctgcagccagccccGACCCGGGCCCACTCCACCTCTCGTGAAGCCCAAGGGTCTccatcctctcctcttcccctcgccccccagggcagccccagctctgcccccccCATGCAGGGATGCCCCTGAATTCCCCGTCCCATCTCCCTCCTTCCCGGGCTCCACCGATCCCCGAGGCGCAGCACGGGGGGGCAGCGGCACctctgcggggcggggggtccctggggctcAGACGCTGGGTCCGAGGGGTGAGGTGAGATTTCGgtcatggggggggggggggtgtcagtCTCCCCAGGGTGACACGCACCAGCGCCGGGGTGGGCTCGCAGCGGGCCCGGAGCGGGGCCGCCGTCACACGGACGGTGCCGGGGTGCCCCCTCGCGGCAGAGCCGCCGCGGTGCATCCTCGGATCCCCCTTGGCCGGGGATCCCCCCTGAATGTACAACCCTGTTACCAACGGCCAGTCTGCAGCCGTGATCTGGGGGCTGACTTTAACTCCTAGGACAGCACTGATGCTTTTCTCCCCCAGAAAATCAGAGTTACCCCTGATACAGCtcagtgttcttttttttttgcaggaaaagagcataagttttctgttttacaggtgTCCTTGTGTGCCCTGAGGTGACAACATCTGCAGTGCATGAGGGACTTCAGAAACGCCAAATTCCAGCCCCGCAGCAGAGGTGAAGTGGGGAGGCTGAGGCGGGTGAGGAAAGCTGTGGGTGAGGAAGGTTGTGGGTGACTCCCATGGCTcagtgggaagagaaaagcacttCCATGGCAGACACCTGACAGCCATGGGCTGAATTACAGCCAAGGACAGCTcgtttttcactgtttttatgGATTCTCTCTGAGACAGGGGTTTGAGGGACATCCTTTGTGCTTGTCCCTGTGATGCCAACCAGGTGGCTCAGCGTAGCAGTCACTGGTCCCCCAAGAAGCTGCATTTTCAGTAGAAAACCCCACTTAGCTCCTTCAAGGGTTCAAAAGAGGCAAGGCTGGCTGTTCAGCAGGGTGCCAGCTCTTCCTCTCTCAGAAGGTTTGGGGAATGAGTGTGGTGTAAGTAGGgtgtttttttataatttatatgTGTCAGGAGGAGGGGTGAATTAATCAAAGAACATACAATTGTAAGAGGTGGAAAACTTGTAGAAGGTACCAGAATATTGCATGCATTTTTGTATGTGCAAACCCTGGTCATGAGCTAGCGCTCGTTCTGCCTCTGCTGAAACAGGGCATTTACCTGCATGAGCTCCCATCTCAGACTCCCGGCTCCTATGTAGATGTTACAAAGGGTGACAATATTAACGTACGCTGTTGAGTGCTTGACACGTTCCTCCTGCGCTACTGTCTCTTCTGTTAAGCATCAAGCATTTCAAAGAACTAGGAAATAATACACCTTGCGTACAAATGAACGGCATGGGCGGAAAGCATTGTCAGCAAAAGTTATGCTTTAATTCCTGCGTACAAAACCATTAACCTCTTAAATGACAGGAGATACaaaccatgaaaaataaaagatataaaaGGAAGGACGTGTTCCCTGACTGGGACTTGCGATCCTTCAAGCACCCAAAGGACATCTATTGGCATGTCCCAAGAGCTAAGGCACTGTGGTGAGAATCGTCTCTGAGCAGAGGTCATCAGCTAAAGGCCATGGAAAAGAACCGTCCGATGGCAcagcctgctcttctcctcAGGGTGATGCGGTGGGCACGTCACTGGTTTCATGTGCTGCTGGTGTGCTCCACTCTCTGGTACTGGGCGTGTGTGCAGCTCGCTCCTCTTCCACGTCTCTGTTTGAACACGTTTCCTTCCCACACCCTGCTGGGCAATGGCGAAGGTCAGCTGCTGCTCGCAGGGAGCCAGGAGCTAGAATGGGGTTTACAGCAGTTACCCCTCTCCGGCCACCCCCCATGGAGTGTGGGCTCCCTCCCCTTGGCATCACGGCCTTGCAGCCCCACAacctccctctgctccagcagtgCTTGCCCTGCCACCTCCTTCACTACCAGAACTGCACAAACACTGATTGATCTTTCCCAGCCCATTACAGGCTTTGCATGGAAATCACAGGGTGAGAGCCCATGGTGTGTGTTACACCAAGAGATGTCTCTGCCCCAAAGCAGAAGGATCGGTCCAGGATTAGTCTAAGGACCTCACTGCCCTGACCGGCTTGTGCCATGCTCTGgtcctgctctcctcctctcacCCACAAGCCCTGGCTTTCGGCCTTTTTCCTCCCTAGTGTCACCAGTGCCCTCCAGCAACACGGCTGCAAGGCTCAGGGCAGTGACCTGCTGAGCAACCACgctgcagctcttgcacccCATCCTATGAGCCTGCACAAACCTGACATATTCTCAGCAGCACTGACCAGACTTTGCAATGGCCCCGAGCTGCCCACTGCCATAGACCTCAGGGACTGCCGGTGGGAAGCACCCAAAGCCAGCACTGGTACAACAGCACACGTACCGTTTCCTGGAGAACTGCTGGTCTATCTCCTCTAAGGACTGTCCTTTCGTTTCCGGAACAAAAAGGTAAATGAATATAACAGCCATCACTCCCATCAGTCCATAGAGAAGAAACATCCAAGAGAAACCAATGGCATCTGCAGAGAGATGAAGGGTCTGTTGGAGGTAGGTCACATCATGGGGTACAAAGGAATTTGGTTGCTTACTGTGAGGTGGTCATTGGGGCCCGACAGGGGCATCTTATTTTGAGAAGCCCTCAGAAGGGCAGGGAAGCTCCTTATCTGCAAGCCCTGGAGAGGGAATGAGCAAGGGAGAAGGATGGTTCATGCCAGGCTTTGCCAGCAGCACcacagaaggaaggagaaggcagCCGAGCTCCAGGGCCCAGCAGTGCCCACTGAGTGGCTCAGCTGAGAGCTCTACTAGCAAGAAACATCGTAAAGCTACTGGCATGAAAGCTGCAAACTCTATGGTTTCCTGATCCTGCAGTACTATAGTACAGCCCAGTGGGTGATGGATGATTTTTATGAAATGGGAGGCAGAGGGGCTCAGACCAGTGTTGCTGATACctgttttttctgctctcaGAGGCACCAGAGTCACACCTATGCCAGTGACAAGTCCCCAGGGTTCAAAAATGCCATTTGATCTCCAAATGGCTTGTGGTAGCCACCTTCCCTAACCAGCTGTGGGAGTtggagggatggggaatggCCACTTACCAATCAGGTCCAGGAAGGAGAGGCTGATCAGTAGATTAGCAGCCCAGTTGAAGCTGTTACAGAAGGCAAAGGCTCTTCCTCTTATCCCAGCAGGGTAGATCTCACTGAGGACCAGCCAGGTCACTGCATGGGTTAGAGAGATCAGAAAGACAGTTGTAAGGGTTAAGTAATTTATTTGGGAAATGGGCAAGGGAAGATTTCAGCAGGGGTTTTAAACTCTGGCTtcacccagcacccactgctggTGGTGTCAAACATTCATCGATCTCAGGGTCAGGTCACAGCAGAACACTTCAAAACTCCCAGGTTCAGCACTCCACGGAAGAATGAAATACCAATGAACAGGTCCAGGgagcaaagaagaaagcagggaGTTGGCCATTCCATTCAGGGATCATGGACAAGGTCTGGCATCCCTGCTCGTGGGGCATGCTCTTTgtaaagaaatgagaaagggGTAGGATTAGGGAGTCAATGTTGCATTTGGGCTAAAATCAGAGCTAAAGCAATATGTATCTTCAAGTTGTCTCTCCTATCCCAGGATTACTTTGCTTGAAATAATTTACATGGCCACTGTCAAACCCATGAGACTTGCTCACTTatgtgttttcttgtgttaGATGCTGTTTTCTCCCATCAAGGCATTTAAAGCAACAAAtgccagaaaacagaagagctcACACGGAAGCAAGAACTAATCTCTATTCTTATCTGATGAATAAACAGTGATTTCACAAAAAGACCAACTGATACTGAGAAACTTTCAAAGAGGCTCCACTTCCAGTtctgccactgacttcagcacaCAGAAGGCCCTCAGTCCCTCTGTCCTCAGCCCTCTATTTTCCTCCCCACCAGGGTGCTAGGAAGATTAGGTAGTACTTGTGGGATGCTTTGATTTTGCAATGagcatgacagaaaaaaaacattacaagGGTAGTGATAGCATGGAAGAGAAAGTTCTTGTAGTGCTGTACCAGCCCTATAGCTGACAGAGCTGCAATGCTAGAAAATTATTTAGTGGGCAGAAAGGGATGCATTTCCAGTTCCCAGACACCAAGCTGCTTGGTAAAGCAGACGCACAATGAACGCTTCAAGCAGATTGTAAAGATCAGCCCTGATTTTATTCTCTGGGTTATATTCTCTTATGTGTATAAACACCATACTTACTTGGTCCAAATCCAATTGAGAAGGCGCTCACGAAAGCCATCATGCTTAGCAGCGTaatccagtttaaaaccatatGTTCTGTCCAGGGAGCACCACCAAAAGGAGGGCCTGTGCTTTCCACTGTATCTTTTTTGGATAGACCTCCCAAGCCCCTTTTCTGAGTGAGGGAAGAATCAAGAACAACCTCTTTGCTTTGAGTACTGGCAAAAACTTTTGTAAGGCTCCTCGTGGCAGCAAAACCAGGGCCTGCCTGACTTTTGACAGCACCCAGTGCTGGTGGGATGGGTGACACAGCAGACAGGGAGGATACGGGCATCATGGGGTGCTGGGTGAGGCTGTGGGATGCATTGGGGTCTGCGGCTGCCTTGCAgtccctggccatggccagTGGAGCAATGCGGCTGGTGAGGCCAATGGTGGTGACGGAGATGGCCATTACCACGCAGCCAGCCATGAGTAGCGCTCTCCTGCCAGCTTTGTCTGCAAAGGCCATTGCAACAAGCGTGGCCACCACCTTTATCGCCCCCAGCCCAACAGAGGCCAGGATTGCTGAGGAGTTGCTCTGGAACCCCACTGAGTGGAAGATTTTGGAGGCGTAGCCCAGCACATTGGGCTGCCCAGTGAACTGCTGGAAGAGCACCAGTCCCAGGCCCACCAGGGTCCTCCTTCTCATGCTGTCTCTGGTCCTGAAAAGGTCAAGAAATGAGTAATGTTTCTCTTTATAAGGCTCACGCTTTGCCATCTCTCTGTCCTCAGTGTTCTGTAACTGAATGAGGCCCTTCTGGCACTCTGAGTCCCACGAGCTTAATTTAACAGGGTTCACTGGGAGAAAGAGGATGCTGAGGAACTGCATGGCTGTCGGGGCAATGGCCAGCCCAAACATGTACCTCCATCCCTCATCCAGATCCGCAAAGATGTAATTCAGCGCATAGGACAGTAGGATGCCTACGGTGATACCTGCTTCATAGAGAGACACCAGCAGCCCTCGCTGATGAGCAGCCACCATTTCTGAGACGTAGATGCAGCAGGCCATGGATGAGACAGAGATGGCAAAGCCCACAGTCATGCGCCCAACAACCAGCCCAATAAAAGTCCTCGCCAATGTGAGAATAAGGCTGCCAGCCAATAGGACCAAGTTGCTGACCAGGATTGCTCTTCTCCGTCCATGGCGGTCAATGAGGATCCCCCCAACCAGAGAGGCGAGGAGAGCTCCGATGAGGAGGGCACTCACGAGAATTTCTTGCTTGAAGCAGCTGAGGTGAAAATCTATCTGCAATTGCAGCAGTGCACCGGAGATAATCCCCAGCTCATATCCAAATATCAGCCCACCCAGAAGAGAGACCGTTGCAGACAAGAGGAGGACCGGCAGTGCACGACctggaaaacaagcaagaaacaCCAGGTTCAGTTTTCTGGCACCAGCAGGCAAGCTATCAGCATGGATAAAGCTGGAAAAAGCTCCCCCAGGAGACCCACAGCTTTCCATCTACAAAGCCATGATCCTGAATTTCCCCAAAAGGCACTAGGTCACGGGTAGAGGCACTTGCAGATATTCACACAACCTACCAGGCCTGCGCACGCTGCCACTAACTGCAGGGGCACTCATTTGGGGTGCAGAACTGTGAAAACAGGACTGTGTTAACAAAGTTAAGACTCATATTTAAGCGGAGGACAGCGATTTGTAGTGCCTGGAGTTGTGTGGGGGGATCCTCTGTGGTCTCCCTTGACTCTAATTACAAAATGTGTTCTGGGCAGGAAACACCGCTTCAGCTTTCTTGTTCTGAACTGTTCTGCATTATCATTTTCACGTTTCAGTGCATGTGGCACCATCAGCTCTCGCTGCGGGCTCTGCATTCTCACTCCCTACCTTGTTGTTAAAAATGCTGCTTGCAAAACTTTATTTCTCCTAGTTTTTTGCAAAACCTTATTTCTCCTAGTTTTTTGCAAAACCTTATTTCTCCTTGCACTCTCAGCATGACTTTGTGGGGGTGGCCCTGATTTCTTCATCTCTCCTTCTACAGCACAGAGTGTCCAGGATCCCCGAGCCAGGCACAACCTTCTCAGGCTGGTCCAGGACTACAGGACAAACATCATCATGAGCTGAAAAGTTCACTGTTGCCTGTCCCAGATACAAGAAGCGGTTCTTTGACCTTGCCCTTCCCATAGACCTGAGCATGCAAGTTTAGTAAGTAAGTAAGTTCagctaaaataagaaaaaaataacagcaaaagcaaacccaaCTCAAACCAACCAGCTCACCCCAAACAACCCTAAAAACCCAAGGTGCTTGCTGCACACGCTTCTCACCCTGGGCAGAGGATGAAAGGGTGACCATGCGTGAACCATTAGTCGTGTTACGGCAGGGGGGATTGCATGTGGTGTGAGAGCCAGCGCTGACGTAGGGACCTCTGGGAACAGCAGTGACAGTGACCTCCCCCCCAGTTACAATTTTGAAGGCACAAGTAAAGTGTGGTAGCTTAGAAGTTTGTGCTGGTTTCCAACACCTAATACTATCTGTATTCTCACATTGGCTTTGTTTAATTAGAAATACTCACAGTTTCGGTAGACTGTATGTGGAAAAAATGTGGACTCAACCACCAGACCATGGAAAACTTTCCTCACCCTGCCTaagggcttttttccttcacaagcTGTGTTTAATAGGAAGTGTCTCTATTTGGCCTTTAATTGCAGCTAGCAAGAAAGGTTATTTCTCAGTGATGgctgtatttatatttgtatttattctgtaatCCTCTGTGTTTCATTTGTGTTGCTTACACCATTCCAGCTACACGCTAGTCCCTCCCACCATGCTCTGTGTGACGACCTGCACTGCCTTTATCACTTCTTGTACACATTATGCagataattagaaaaaatatttgctcacTGAGAACAAAAGGCTTTGCATAAAATGGGCATGCCATTAGTTTCAAGCCACAAACTCAATTAGACACAGCCCCGCTGTAAATACTACAGCTGATTCCATCagattttgctgtatttcttgtTAACTTAATGAGTAGTAAAAGTTCATGAACTTTGATTGAAATCCAGCTTTGTGTATAGTCTGTTCTGGTGCAGTTGGGGAACTCGAGGACTCCTCAGATCTTCACAAGAGGACAGAAAGTTTGGTGAGTCTCCCAAGGAGCTGTGCCAGGCAATTCCCTGCCTATGGCAAGCTCTGCTCCGAgggccgggctgcggggctgggcagTAACCCCTGCTGCTGACCTGGCTGAGCCTGAGCTGACTTTTGAACCGAGGTCCCTCTTTGCCTACACCAATGCCAGCAGGCGCAAACCCCTGGTGCTCCCTCCGCGCTCCCTGCGGCTCCCCCCCACCACGCAGCCCCCTCTTCCCCGGGTCTGCTGCATGGCCTGGGGGCTGTGGCACGGGAAATTACTTGTCTCTTTATGAAAGTTTGCTATGTTTGCTGCTGGAAGtgctaaaaaaaatagaaagaaagggAGCTGGAGGCGGGGGGAGGGAGCTGCAGGCTCAGCCTTTAGGAAAagttgaaaacttttttttttttaaaaaaaaaaaaaacaaaacccaacccttTTTCCTGGGGCAGGACGCGCCCGTTGCCAGCCCGGCTGCCTCTTCCCGAGAGGGGCTCGCCGCCTCCCTTCCGCCGGCGTgggggcggccgccgccccgcacccccgggccgccccccgcgccgcagcggccccccccgccccgccgcgcccccggcccggcccgcacTCACCCATGTCGCGGCGGGGCAGAGCCCGGCGctccgcggcggcgggcgcggagcggagcggagcggggtccggcggccggagcggggccgcgCAGCGCCACGTCGCTCCCGCCCTGCCTCCCGGCCGGGCAGCCTGGGGCTTGCAGTCGCCCTGCCCGCCCCTCGGGGAGCCGGGGcggccgggggtcccgggggggacCGCCCTCGCTGGGATGGGCTGCCCGGGGTGCCGGCCACTCCGGGTACCGGCCGCTCGGGATACCGGTTGCCCGGGGTACCGGGTGCCCGGCCTCCTTCGGGCGGGCACCGCCCCGGGGAGCTGATGCGAAGGGCCGGGGAGAAGGAGCGTGACTCCGGGGTGAGGGGGGAGCACGGCGGGACGCGCTCCCGTAACGCGGGGCCGGGCGTGTGACCGCTCCGTGCAGCCCGGGTTTGCCCGCGCAGGGTGGCTGTGGACGTTTTACCGGGGTATGTTGCTAATTGGTCTGGGCACGAGGACGTGGCAGCGTCCGGCTTAGGCTGCTGGAAtgacagctctgtccccagtcCATGTCACTTGAGCCAGGGAAGGAACCTCCTCTGCTCGCTGACTTCAGACCCTCTCCAATGCAGAGCTTCGCTCCTCTGGACTAGAAAGCCTCTAGAAAGCCCACAAGAGATTGACAGTTTATTATAGTTTTTCAGTAGCTGGGTTGCAAAGCCAAGGAAAGCCTGCTAGGAAAGGAGTGACCATTTCAAAGCTAAAAACAAAAGAGCAGCATAACAGATTGCACTCTTACCTTTCtcttctgtgggaaagaaaGGAGCAGTCTCTCAAGCTTATCTCCTTCCCCCTGCACAGTGCTCCATTaggcaaaacatttcagtgttcaACTTTCCTTGCAATTAACATTCCTTTTCTGCTGAGTGGAACAGAAACCTTCCTGCTGGCCACTGCAGAAAAGACACTGACTGGGACTTGCACTTGGATGGATGCTCTTTCCTGAGTCTGAGGGTAAGTTCATGCATCACACAGTCCAGTCTGTAAAACAAGGATTTTACAAAACTTGATATGCCTACAAGTGCTTTCAAAACTCTCTAACACAATGTGAACATTCTCCCTCAGTGCCGTTCATGCAAACTGCAGTTGCTGGGCAGGTGAAGTACACGCGATGGCCAGAAGTTTGCTGTAACCCAGCTGGTGTGGGGACCAGTGTGGGGAAGATGTGCTGGCCCAGGCTTGGGGGTGAGCTTGCCATAGCCTTCCCAGAGCCATGTGATcaaaggctttgttttttttttatctgaaagtCATAGTGAATATTAAGTGTTTCAAATCATCTCCCTGGTTTATAGATTAAATAATTGCTTCCCATTCATATGCTctaatttaaatggaaatacagTACGTAAAAATGCCTCTTCTAAAACCTTGCATCTGATACAAACTGACAGCTGCACAGGGATCACACATGCGGGGAAGAATGGCTTCGAACATGAACACCAGCCAACAGAAACCAATGGTGTTCATGGAAGGAGCTTTTCAATAGGATTTGCAATTTATATTATAGTTGTTTAAATAGCTCTGAAATCAAGACCAGCTCTTACGACACTCAGAGGGAGAAATGGCTGcgattttctctcttccccaagccCCTGCATATAAGGCCAGTCCACAGTGGGCAGCAGGCACTACAGCGCTGTGTCTGGGCTTGTATTCCAAGTTTTGGGAACACAGGGGAATGCTGGGGATGCAGTGTGATCTTGCCCATGATCTCTGGCCCCTGCAGCTTCTCCACGGAGCTCAAGCCTATTAATTTTGAGTGCGTTGTGTTATGAACTGGGGGAGATGTCGCCCATGCGTGATTCCCCACCATGCCAGGCAGAGAGCCAGAGGGGACCTACCATCCTCAGCAGCCGCTGGGCAAACCCGCTCTTGGCTACGTGATCTGCAATTCACCTGAACAATTCCTTCCTTCTCGAATGATTTCagtgtgagaaggaagaagTGAGCTTTTCCTCCATGGTCACTCAGCATTCGTTCATCTGCCACCCTGCCGTTTTCTGGAGGCTTCCTGTTCCCTGGCAAGGCAATAAACATTATTAGCACAGACAGCAAGGAGGCGAGGTCCTAGGGAGTATAGGCAGAGCTTTATGGTATGTTTACAAAGGCAGCCAAAAAGATGACATCAGTATGTACA comes from Nyctibius grandis isolate bNycGra1 chromosome 19, bNycGra1.pri, whole genome shotgun sequence and encodes:
- the SLC2A10 gene encoding solute carrier family 2, facilitated glucose transporter member 10, which translates into the protein MGRALPVLLLSATVSLLGGLIFGYELGIISGALLQLQIDFHLSCFKQEILVSALLIGALLASLVGGILIDRHGRRRAILVSNLVLLAGSLILTLARTFIGLVVGRMTVGFAISVSSMACCIYVSEMVAAHQRGLLVSLYEAGITVGILLSYALNYIFADLDEGWRYMFGLAIAPTAMQFLSILFLPVNPVKLSSWDSECQKGLIQLQNTEDREMAKREPYKEKHYSFLDLFRTRDSMRRRTLVGLGLVLFQQFTGQPNVLGYASKIFHSVGFQSNSSAILASVGLGAIKVVATLVAMAFADKAGRRALLMAGCVVMAISVTTIGLTSRIAPLAMARDCKAAADPNASHSLTQHPMMPVSSLSAVSPIPPALGAVKSQAGPGFAATRSLTKVFASTQSKEVVLDSSLTQKRGLGGLSKKDTVESTGPPFGGAPWTEHMVLNWITLLSMMAFVSAFSIGFGPMTWLVLSEIYPAGIRGRAFAFCNSFNWAANLLISLSFLDLIDAIGFSWMFLLYGLMGVMAVIFIYLFVPETKGQSLEEIDQQFSRKRVWEGNVFKQRRGRGASCTHAQYQRVEHTSST